Sequence from the Prunus persica cultivar Lovell chromosome G5, Prunus_persica_NCBIv2, whole genome shotgun sequence genome:
TGGATGCCGGACGTCGTCCTggcactcattttaaaaaagaaggatGGGAAAATTTGAGAGTCAACTTTAGTAAAGAGACAGGAAATAATTATGATAAAGGGcaattgaaaaataagtgGGATGCACTCAAAATTGAGTGGAAATTGTGGAAAGAACTCGTAGGCAAAGAAACTGGTCTAGGGTGGAATTCGAGCAAAGGTACTGTTGATGCATCTGATGAGTGGTGGAATAATAAAATTCAGGTGTGtgcaatatttctttttagattAATCTTTTGTCttcccctttttattttattaacatgcatttatattaataattaatatgtcTTTATAATGTAGATAAATGCTGAATATGCAAAGTTACGTAAAAAAGGCATTAATCCTGAGATGGAGGAGAAGCTAGATAGGATGTTCATGAATACCACGGCCACTGGTGAACATGCTTGGGCACCTTCATGTGGTATACTCCCATCAGAAACTGAAGAGGCATCCATGGGTGATGTTATTCCACTCGAAGGAAGTGATGACTCAGATGAAACAATTCAAGCTATCAAAAATGCtacaaagaaagggaaaaggagagcacctgaacaattgaataaaaaacaGCAAgataagaaaggaagaaaagttgGAGGTGCTGAAAAACTAGCTGGCCAAATTGACCGCCTTGTTGGTGTAGTTGAGAGTAGGAGCACAGCAACATCATTGATGATGAAAATGCAACTGGGCAGTAGTATTCCTGAAGTGATGGAAGTTGTATCATCTCTACCTGGATGTGAACCTACTAGCACTTTGTGGATGTTTGCGACTCGATTATTTTTGAATCAAGAGAAGCGAGAGATGTTCTCTACCATGAAGACTCCTAATGTCAAGCTTGCATGGCTAACTTATGAATTTAACAACCAATAGGGCAGTTGACTTATgactttgttgtttttatgttGGTTGACTTGTGACTTTGTTGCGGTTATGTTGTTTGGATAATTAGTTTGTTGTGCTTATGTTGTTTGGATAATTCACTTTATTGCAATGAATTATTATTTGGACTAAATTTACATCATATATTATGATTAATTGGGAGTGTTGATGATTATAACTATACGTTGCAggtttatttgaaaatatggacaatCCAGATGATGAAGATGCGGAGATTAACCTATCTATATGCGCTTGTGCACGAGCAATTGAATTATATTATCTTAAATATATTCATAAAAATCCTTGTATGGATTCTCCACAAACAGGTAATATTTGGTTGATGGAATTATTACATGGGAATGATAGGCGATGTCATACCATGTTGAGGATGGACAAAGATGTATTTTACAGATTATCTAATGAGTTGCAATCTAATTATGGGTTAAGGGGTTCTAGGAATATGAATTCCATTGAGATATTGGGAATGTTTGTACACATGCTAGGACATGGTGTGGGGAATAGGTTAGCACAAGAAAGATTTCAACACTCGGGTGAGACAGTGAGTAGATATTTTAGTTACATGTTGGATGTTGTATGTCGTATGGCAATGGATGTCATCAAACCGATGGATCGTGAATTTAGTGATATTCCACAAGCAATATTGGGAGATTCTAGATATATGCCTCATTTTAAGGTAAAAATTGCAtctatcacttctctctcattttttttgCTAATTATAGTTATacacattgaaaattttgtccaACTATCATTTTTAGGATTGTATTGGGGCTATAGATGGAGTACATGTTCAAGCTTCAATACCACCTCAAGATCAAGTACCTTATATTGGTAGGAAAGGGATGCCAACTCAAAACGTTATGGCCGTATGTAACTTTGACATGCAATTTATATTTGCATGTGCCGGGTGGGAAGGCACTGCACATGATACAAGAGTGTTTCTTTCGGTTCTACgcaatgaaaatttaaatttcccTAAGCCTCCAAGTGGTAAAAATTATGGTCAATTAACCTTTGTGTTTTTCATTACTTACTTAGTCCAATTATGTATACatattaagaaaaatgaatGTTGTATTTCACAGGGAAATATTATTTAGTAGATGCAGGGTACCCACAGATGAGAGGTTATTTGGGACCATATAAAGGCGAAAGGTATCATCTCCCGGATTTTCATAGGGGAAGCCAACCAACGGGTTATAAAGAGGTATTTAATCATGTTCATTCTTCTCTTAGGAGCGTTATTGAAAGAACCTTTGGAGTATGGAAGAAAAGATGGAAAATTTTAAGAGATATGCCTAATTATCCATTCAACAAGCAAGTGAAGATAGTCATTGCTACAATGACACTTCATAATTATATAAGGAGGCATGCCCAACGTGATAGACATTTTGATGCTTCAAATGATATCTTAAGTGAAGAGATAGGTGAGGATGTTGATGTACAACAAGAACTTCATAGTCTTCATGACAATGGAACACAAGAGATGGAAGCATTGAGAAATAGCATCGCTACAAGTTTAATGAATGCATCTAATTAGCTTCTTTTATATTGTAGTGATCTATTTGGGCATGttaaaattgaacaatttttgtatatttgttATGCTAACCCTCTTCGAAGCCCTCAAAACAcattgttattattaatataacAAGCATTTAGAACTAGTTTTGTTacaatattaatttataatttatggtAATATATGTGTGCTAATTGTAGattacaaattttgatttaaaaaaaaagtgtaaattcaaaaaagaaaacaaatttatgtagtgaaatttgttttctttttttaatccagaaaaagaatgaagaaaaaaacaaacagtTTCTTCATCATGCCCTTTTCGGTCATTATACATACTAAAAGCACTTCTgataaaaatttaccaaacacttTGACTACTCACAGCAGTTTTTCATAtacagtttaccaaacgcctaGCTGCTTTTTTTCACAGCAGATTATTTTCGCAGCACAGCAGAagcagttttttttaaaagcacagcaatgccaaactagcCCTAAGTGTTTCAATCCCTTTAGGCCTAATGATACTTAGgttagattttgtttttaagctCAAAGTTTTAATCTTTGCTTTTGTTGCCTAGAGATTAAGTATAATCTCATCTTTGTGGCTTAATGAATCTAGAATATCCTAAGGTTTCCTTCGAATCCACTATATCATCCCAGTTCGTAATTACTTTTCCTAGAAAAGTTATAGCATCTTCATGAGACTATTAAGTAAAGAATCAAAGTTAAATAACCTTttattcacacacacacacacacacacacacacacacacacacacatacacacacatacaaaACTACAATAAACTCTTCTTTTgtattaaaggaaaaaaacttaTAATTACCTTCATGTTATAAAACtggagggagaaaatgtagagagaagtgatatgctaaagataaagtttcaccatgtttttcttcccttaatctttggtagaaccacctatttataggcttacaagataggagattgaataccatcatttacaatatacctataggttacaagcactaattaaaaatacttagtgcacttagtgcataggttacataaaatcttAACGGTGGAATactaagaggtatggtggtaatccaccaactcatgcatttacaacactcccccttggatgtccaccataTAATAACATAGTTccctcattaaaaaccttgcttggaaaacccagTGAGACAAAACTGaagcgaagggaaaaagagtgaaactttcttatgaatcattgatatggtgttggatgCACTTatgttgcctcgttaaaacttTACTAGGAAAAAttcagtgggacaaaaacctaaTCGAAGGGAAAAGAGTACAACACACATATCTGTTGTATGTAGTAGAACTAGGATACTCCCCCTGATTGATATCTCCCATTGATTTTCAATAACTTACGGCATATAGATTTCGGAAAAGTTTTGGTAAAAAGGTTCGCCATATTATCTTGTGAACAAATTTGTTTGACTCCAATATCTTGACTTTTTCCTGAAACTGTCAATCTTGATGAACCCTTCTTTGATTTaagcaatacaagcaacattgtcTTTATACATGATCGTTTATCACACTATTCGAcctatttttcacttttcaaatgattgaactCTTTAGTAGCATCAACAACTAATCTAATAAttagaatatgttacaacaatatcaaatttgaattcaaaatactcaaactcttagtgttagctcttaattaagaatattgtggtactttatatccttcaagaggttgcttcatgcgatatatctcaaatatttcatgagctttgaGGATCTCCATGTACCATAcagtcttaataaatatgcatttaacacatCCTATAAGTTTGGCgttaaaacaacaaatgtaCTTATAAAAATGTGGATGCATCTACGATGAGATGGGAGACTAAAACCATGTCTCTACCAGGAaaccttatgtcatattagtgatcttatttcgcttcacaaacaccaatcCGTAACCTTCATACTTaacatttgtaatttgatGTTTAagttataggttcaatatccaacctttcatatttagtgataaatggaattgcGTATTTCCGtttttggccaatcacttaacttgtcGACATTCATAAGGCgaaatttaatataatcatagcccttgatgattgtagtagctatcatcaatttgtgatcccacaattctcatgtgcatgcacatgcataatttataagcATCTCATTGTTTTGGAGTATCAATGCCTCTTCAGGGGCTTATGTTATcacttatgggacaaacatCTTTCTTTCgatgaattatttagaatatgtggatcataacctctTATAGAGCGTTTTTTAAAGGGCAAATAATCTCCACTTTTGAGAGTTAAGTCTTTAGAACCTATACTTCTGTCATGCttcaggcatgcattatatatatagtcaccatgttaatggattgtgatacgagaatatcaatccatgttagcatatgtacaacttatatatgcattatcttgatgagacaaaagcggattgattcaacactatttcacTACGTTCTTCAGGAACTGCCATTCCTCCCCCTAACGGTgggaaaattgtctcaaaatttaggaaaataaactcacaatcattatcaaatatgtgaccattttagtaGGCATATTCAGTAAAACTGATGAAGTGattcataattaaatgttgtataggctcacaaatatccccttgaattagggctcaaagtcaatttttaaCTGGGATGATCTTATGACaacttttatttgtgagcattctttgtaatgatatttgttggacaagacaatattttgagtctttaaacgatgtccttacaaatttataaaaatcttgtGTATCATTGAGGAACATGGATTGCCAAGACAGTCATGCCACAACATAAAAGTCATCCAGTCAATGAACTTCTggttcatgacatcataatcttcaactactttaatagttgtgtaatattggggCCTCATGAACTTCTGgttcataacatcataaacttcaacTACTGTAATGgttgtgtaatattggggCCTCAGGAACTTttagttcatgacatcataaacttcctacccacaaaagaaagtaggaagtttctccaatagacGCATCTGGCTGTCAATATTGGGACGGTAATACAAGacattaccattgtaaaacgaaattaactaataacccaacataaataaaataaaatgagtaaagtggtataaatgaggaattaaataaattaaagactatgaaattccaagataatccaatattaatgtggattcagtatgtagataaaactacaagtttaagaattggatttccaaccaattcaggttcatataagcacaaataagtaatgaacttcaGATTCATATGTAGTATTAGGATCCATAAAAAACAATGGACTTCAGGTTCATACCAACATATATTCGAAACTGTAGGTTCGAATACGTAGATctaaataatttgaattaatagttgtgctttgaacttcatactcaaatcgatgtatatgcactcgaaacttctggttcgggttcttgacatatgtaggcctcatagaattctgattttgattaatacaaaatcaagGAGTTTCATGTCCTTATGCACCCTTTAAATTCACGGAACTTCAcgccctcaattatttggaatcaaagaactttaggttctgattcaatcaaaaggactCGAGGtcctaatctagttatatgatgaggatcgAGGAACTTCAGACCCTGATGTTTTGTATAATACAAGCTCATCGTAACATATTGTAATGAATTAAAAACATgcttaaaaaaattggtaaacaaaccaattaaataaaatatacataaaggataaaaataaatcaatacatttatttataatttataccTGTCAACTACaaataataacatgcaatCGATTTTGTTGATTAATCCTACATGCAGACAAGTAAACTAATAGgccatatattttttatttatattgtaattgccacataattttcattagtatgaaagaacaaaagaaaaagaaaaaaatgaaacaagcaTTGTAGGAAACGTGCgtacatattaaaaaaataataataacaataactCTTGGCTATATCATGTCAGATACATGATTCATAAAGTGAACGCCATCATTGAGTTTCTTATATTTGtaatataagaaattaaagagagaaaaaatactTCAATATGATCTATGCTAATTATATGATCTGCACAAGGGTTAgccaaacaaaatttaatatagTAAACTAAAGCGTGAAACATATCATGAAACGaataaaaatatgtatatataatacccacatcgTACACTGGTATTTTATAGATGCGCAACTGCATCGTCTAAGTTGTACATATCATTGTGGTACAAGAAATGAGAAAATATTGAGCagtcgtgctgataacgtgttataaaactagagagagaaaatgtagagagacgtgatatgctaaagataaagtttcaccatgtttttcttcccttaatctttggtagaaccacctaactcatgcatttacaacacttCATATATTCTTCCCATACATTCTCTTCATCAACTGTGATCATCTTCTTTGTTGCATCCCAATTAGGGATGGCAATGGCAATGGCAGGTAAGGTCCGGTTATGCCAATATCATCCCCGCCCCTAATTCCCAAACCTGGCCTCATCCCCGTTTAATAGGTTTTAGGGAATCCACGCCCCGTACCCGTTGGGGGACCATCCCTCATACCTGCCCCGATTCCTCgaattttgtattaaaaaatatttattctcACATTAATTTATCAttaaacacatttaatataattataaaattcaactCAAATACTCAAAATTGCCTCAATCTCAATCTTACATACACATTTAAAAGTTGAAAGCTTCATCATCTTATAAAGTCCATCGCAAtctcacaaaaacaaataagtaCACAACTTAATCAAAATAAGCACAAATAAATCCAAGTCCACAacttagtaaaaaaaaaaatatgcttAATTTATATCACAATAATTTTTGTGAATTAGTAACATATAATTTTTGTAAATCTTGTTAAagtctcattatttttcttcttcttctttctcaacACCAAAACCGTACATCTATATGACTCTTCTTCCCCCCCTCAATATATGGATATTGATGCCTTGATTATGAGAGTAATTTGTGTTTCTTGTCTACCTCTGTCATAGAGTGGTATGCGATTACTAATCTACACAAGCCATCCAATTGATGAGGACTTCTAATCTACCTCCTACATTGATCCACTTCAAGTGTTTTTGCTGCGGTAATATGTGTAGTAGTTGTCTAATGTAAAGGTGATGTTTGgtgtttgattatttttgttatctttggattgtttgaattttttgattatgcatGTTTACATATgaattttgttctttaaaaTCAATATTTGTTATGGTGTTTGACTATTTCATTATCTTTGGATTTGTTGATTACACATGTTTGCATAtgaattttattctttaaaatCAATATTTGTTATGGTGTTTGATTATTGTCGTTGTTTTTGGATTGTTTGAATTTATAGATTATTATACATATTTgtatatgaatttggtttttaaaatCTAGAATGGCAACTATTAAATAAATTCCTTATTTAGTTATAACAGAAGCAGCcttgatgtgtgtgtgtgtgtgtgtgtgtgtgtattaattaaattaaaaatgtaAATATCAAGCCGGGTTCTTCGACAATGATACCATTACCATCCCTAGCCCGTACCTATCGggatttttcaaattcaagGATCCCCGAAATCTCAATCCGATCTGGCAGGGGACCTAATGAGACCCGTCCTAGTGGGGATTTCTGCATCCCTAAAtacgaaaaacaaaaaaaaccattaaGCTTTCAACGATCTCGACTTCGATTTCTcatcaaaattgaaagatttagactagaaaatgaaagcttccTGAAATTGCttactctttctttctcttttctttttctttgttcgtTTAGCACTGCCTTTGTGTATATTTATCCTTAACAGtcaacataaacaaaacatcTTTACTAAATGCATCAATCACCTCATTTAATTGATGCTTAATAAATAGATACATAGAGACATGAAAGGATTATGCATGTGATTACAATTAAGTTGCAATACGCATTAAGTTTACTTTCTCCGAATAGGAAACTATAAGAAATGGAGCAGAGAACTTTAATTT
This genomic interval carries:
- the LOC109949137 gene encoding L10-interacting MYB domain-containing protein-like codes for the protein MGKNVGSSSKAPATWNNHNISIFCDLCIKEVDAGRRPGTHFKKEGWENLRVNFSKETGNNYDKGQLKNKWDALKIEWKLWKELVGKETGLGWNSSKGTVDASDEWWNNKIQINAEYAKLRKKGINPEMEEKLDRMFMNTTATGEHAWAPSCGILPSETEEASMGDVIPLEGSDDSDETIQAIKNATKKGKRRAPEQLNKKQQDKKGRKVGGAEKLAGQIDRLVGVVESRSTATSLMMKMQLGSSIPEVMEVVSSLPGCEPTSTLWMFATRLFLNQEKREMFSTMKTPNVKLAWLTYEFNNQ
- the LOC18777734 gene encoding putative nuclease HARBI1; the encoded protein is MDSPQTGNIWLMELLHGNDRRCHTMLRMDKDVFYRLSNELQSNYGLRGSRNMNSIEILGMFVHMLGHGVGNRLAQERFQHSGETVSRYFSYMLDVVCRMAMDVIKPMDREFSDIPQAILGDSRYMPHFKDCIGAIDGVHVQASIPPQDQVPYIGRKGMPTQNVMAVCNFDMQFIFACAGWEGTAHDTRVFLSVLRNENLNFPKPPSGKYYLVDAGYPQMRGYLGPYKGERYHLPDFHRGSQPTGYKEVFNHVHSSLRSVIERTFGVWKKRWKILRDMPNYPFNKQVKIVIATMTLHNYIRRHAQRDRHFDASNDILSEEIGEDVDVQQELHSLHDNGTQEMEALRNSIATSLMNASN